The following proteins come from a genomic window of Desulfuromonadales bacterium:
- a CDS encoding 3-deoxy-7-phosphoheptulonate synthase, whose amino-acid sequence MKRTSNLRIRGLTPIIAPADLKQVFPLSAQGAEFVTRAREQITDILCNRDGRLMVVVGPCSIHDPKAALEYAGRLAKLARELEERLFLVMRVYFEKPRTTIGWKGLINDPDLNGTHQISKGLGVARGLLCAITDLGLPVAGEMLDPVTPHYLADTISWGAIGARTTESQTHREMASGLSFPVGFKNGTDGNLQIAIDAMRAALHPHSFLGINNEGRNAIVQTTGNSDVHIVLRGGNDRPNYYPEDIRKTEEMLAKASLNTAIMVDCSHANSFKNHERQEEVLVNVCEQIADGNRTICALMIESYLEAGNQPISDDLSQLKYGVSITDKCVDWATTERMLRHAHRSLSNCGGRPV is encoded by the coding sequence ATGAAACGTACCAGCAACCTTCGCATCCGCGGCCTGACCCCGATCATCGCCCCGGCCGATCTTAAACAGGTCTTTCCGCTTTCGGCACAGGGCGCCGAGTTCGTCACCCGGGCCCGGGAGCAGATCACCGACATTCTTTGCAACCGCGACGGCCGCCTGATGGTGGTGGTGGGCCCCTGCTCCATTCACGATCCCAAGGCCGCCCTCGAATATGCAGGCCGCCTGGCAAAGCTCGCCCGGGAACTGGAGGAGCGGCTCTTCCTGGTCATGCGCGTCTACTTCGAGAAGCCCCGCACCACCATCGGCTGGAAGGGGCTGATCAACGACCCCGATCTCAACGGCACGCACCAGATCTCCAAGGGTCTCGGCGTGGCTCGCGGCCTGCTCTGCGCCATCACCGACCTCGGCCTGCCGGTGGCCGGAGAAATGCTCGACCCGGTCACCCCCCATTACCTGGCCGATACCATCAGCTGGGGGGCGATCGGCGCCCGCACCACCGAATCCCAGACTCACCGGGAGATGGCCAGCGGCCTCTCCTTCCCGGTCGGTTTCAAGAACGGCACCGACGGCAACCTGCAGATCGCCATCGATGCCATGCGCGCCGCCCTGCATCCGCACAGTTTTCTCGGCATCAACAACGAGGGACGCAACGCCATCGTCCAGACCACCGGCAACTCCGACGTGCACATCGTGCTGCGCGGCGGCAACGACCGCCCCAACTACTACCCGGAGGACATCCGCAAGACCGAGGAGATGCTGGCCAAGGCAAGCCTCAATACCGCCATCATGGTCGACTGCAGCCATGCCAACTCCTTCAAGAACCACGAGCGGCAGGAGGAAGTTCTGGTGAACGTCTGCGAGCAGATCGCCGACGGCAACCGCACCATCTGCGCCCTGATGATCGAGAGCTACCTCGAGGCCGGCAATCAGCCGATCTCCGATGACCTCTCGCAGCTGAAGTACGGCGTCTCCATCACCGACAAGTGCGTCGACTGGGCCACCACCGAGCGCATGCTGCGCCATGCCCACCGGAGTCTCAGCAACTGCGGCGGCCGACCGGTCTGA